The Haloarcula rubripromontorii genome has a window encoding:
- the ctaD gene encoding cytochrome c oxidase subunit I, translated as MVAGDIVLTGLMAVLLVGVAALLTRVENWRSYTPLAGGGAVTGDETTVINREKPAGIIRWLTTVDHKDIGLLYGVYAVIALAVGGIMAMLIRIQLVTPAGAILGNNAYNSILTSHGITMLFLFGTPIIAAFANYFIPLLIGADDMAFPRINAIAFWLLPPAALLIWAGFFLAPVTDNMIEPARTAWTMYTPLSVEQANPGVDLMLLGLHLSGVAATMGAINFIATIFTERNEEVNWANLDIFSWTILTQSALILFAFPLLGSAIVMLLLDRNLQTTFFAVEGGGPLLWQHLFWFFGHPEVYILVLPPMGLVSLILPKFSGRKLFGFKFVVYSTLAIGVLSFGVWAHHMFSTGMDPRLRASFMAVSLAIAIPSAVKTFNWITTMWNGRLRLTTPMLFCIGFVSNFIIGGVTGVFLASIPVDLILHDTYYVVGHFHYIVMGAIGFAAFAGIYYWFPIFTGRMYQRTLGKAHFWLSMIGTNITFFAMLALGYLGMPRRYATYQFDGAIAPLTQVSTFHQAATVGAVILFIGQLFFVWNIVQSWLEGPKVEDGDPWNLERDGMLDREFQWFDEQLEADSPEKDPSLLADGGQEEQDDS; from the coding sequence ATGGTAGCAGGAGATATTGTGCTGACGGGGCTGATGGCCGTCCTCCTCGTCGGCGTCGCCGCGCTTCTCACCCGTGTCGAGAACTGGCGTTCGTATACGCCGCTCGCGGGTGGCGGGGCCGTCACGGGTGACGAGACAACGGTCATCAACCGTGAGAAACCCGCAGGTATCATTCGCTGGCTAACAACTGTCGATCACAAGGACATCGGTCTCTTGTACGGGGTGTACGCGGTCATCGCTCTGGCGGTCGGTGGGATTATGGCGATGCTCATTCGTATCCAGCTTGTCACGCCCGCCGGGGCCATCCTTGGCAACAACGCCTACAACTCCATCCTGACGAGTCACGGCATTACGATGCTGTTCCTGTTCGGGACGCCCATCATCGCGGCGTTCGCGAACTACTTCATCCCGCTGCTCATCGGAGCGGACGACATGGCGTTCCCACGTATCAACGCCATCGCGTTCTGGCTCCTCCCGCCGGCAGCACTGCTGATCTGGGCGGGGTTCTTCCTCGCGCCGGTGACCGACAACATGATCGAGCCGGCCCGCACGGCCTGGACGATGTACACGCCGCTGTCGGTCGAGCAGGCGAACCCCGGTGTCGACCTGATGCTGCTCGGGCTACACCTTTCAGGCGTCGCAGCGACGATGGGCGCAATCAACTTCATCGCGACCATCTTCACGGAGCGCAACGAGGAGGTCAACTGGGCGAACCTCGACATCTTCTCGTGGACGATTCTCACCCAGTCCGCGCTGATCCTGTTCGCGTTCCCGCTGCTTGGCAGCGCCATCGTGATGCTGCTGCTGGACCGGAACCTTCAGACGACGTTCTTCGCCGTTGAGGGCGGTGGCCCGCTGCTGTGGCAGCACCTGTTCTGGTTCTTCGGCCACCCTGAGGTGTACATCCTCGTCCTGCCGCCGATGGGACTGGTCAGCCTCATCCTGCCGAAGTTCTCCGGCCGGAAACTGTTCGGCTTCAAGTTCGTCGTCTACTCGACGCTCGCAATCGGAGTCCTCTCCTTCGGCGTCTGGGCCCACCACATGTTCTCGACGGGCATGGACCCACGGCTCCGGGCGTCGTTCATGGCTGTCTCGCTGGCTATCGCAATACCGAGCGCCGTTAAAACGTTCAACTGGATAACGACGATGTGGAACGGCCGTCTGCGCCTGACGACGCCGATGCTGTTCTGTATCGGCTTCGTCTCGAACTTCATCATCGGCGGCGTGACGGGCGTGTTCCTCGCCTCCATCCCCGTCGACCTGATCCTCCACGACACCTACTACGTCGTGGGCCACTTCCACTACATCGTGATGGGGGCCATCGGCTTCGCGGCCTTCGCCGGCATCTACTACTGGTTCCCGATATTCACCGGCCGGATGTACCAGCGCACCCTCGGGAAGGCGCACTTCTGGCTCTCGATGATCGGGACCAACATCACGTTCTTCGCGATGCTCGCGCTGGGCTATCTGGGGATGCCCCGGCGCTACGCCACCTACCAGTTCGACGGCGCTATCGCGCCACTGACGCAGGTGTCGACGTTCCACCAGGCGGCGACGGTGGGCGCAGTCATCCTGTTTATCGGCCAGCTGTTCTTCGTCTGGAACATCGTCCAGTCCTGGCTCGAAGGCCCGAAGGTCGAGGACGGCGACCCGTGGAACCTCGAGCGCGACGGCATGCTGGACCGCGAGTTCCAGTGGTTCGACGAGCAACTCGAAGCTGACAGCCCGGAGAAGGACCCGTCGCTACTCGCCGACGGCGGTCAGGAAGAACAAGACGACTCGTAA
- a CDS encoding DUF7520 family protein: MSEVEARSGRQIVLRLYVAIVVLAGVMGFVLGSIRPEDLEPELFGVIALPPTPFGVAIYGFVTIGIVLGVLLGLVIYVSERIDDAAGS, translated from the coding sequence ATGAGCGAAGTTGAGGCCAGGTCTGGACGGCAGATCGTCCTTCGCCTGTACGTTGCTATCGTTGTTCTTGCCGGAGTGATGGGGTTCGTTCTCGGCAGCATCCGACCGGAGGACCTCGAACCGGAACTGTTCGGTGTGATCGCACTGCCGCCGACGCCGTTTGGCGTCGCTATCTACGGATTCGTCACTATTGGTATCGTCCTCGGCGTGTTGCTTGGCCTCGTGATATACGTCTCTGAGCGAATCGACGACGCGGCCGGGTCCTGA
- a CDS encoding DUF6684 family protein, whose protein sequence is MALFGFEKDTLLDLTVNVIPLGILFFFIVAFAAFPAFGTDPVFSGMQFALIISMFLLLAVLTYYAGKAVENAEKENGELGHED, encoded by the coding sequence ATGGCACTGTTCGGGTTCGAAAAAGATACCCTGCTCGACCTCACCGTGAACGTCATCCCGCTCGGGATTCTCTTCTTCTTCATCGTCGCGTTCGCCGCGTTCCCGGCGTTCGGAACCGATCCCGTCTTCTCCGGGATGCAGTTCGCACTGATCATCTCGATGTTCCTGTTGCTCGCCGTCCTGACCTACTACGCGGGGAAGGCCGTCGAGAACGCTGAGAAAGAGAACGGCGAACTGGGCCACGAAGACTGA
- a CDS encoding HTTM domain-containing protein, which produces MLSEFARRQRLVRRIAIDRRALAAFRVLLGLCLLTDIALRWSDIGAFYTDSGALPRSTLTELYPVLGTTSPLALSGTVWLPVVVFGLTALAALALVVGYRPRLSAGIAFVLLVAIQLRNPVILNAGDTLFRRLLFWSLLLPLGCGWEDGPPESASTRVATAGTAGILLQVLAVYVTNGLMKVRGTHWHRGTAVRYVFQLDHLTVRVGDVVAGWDVVLVLGNWLWLALLVGSPLLLIWTGRYRTGLVAAFVTAHICMALSFQLGVFPLVSIVGLVLFFPPSFWDALADHWPAATEALRPRRPESAAGPSQSRFPTTASSLAALGVVAIVVLNAIAVGFVPAPTGTPDRIEARSWNMFAPDPPQETWWYAAPATLDSGQRIDALTGEPVNLSRPAEVSDRIPNPRWKKFLGTARHKSSLRRSLATYLCSQWNQSHDDAIDRVDLVLLTEPTNLNGPESVDQERLGSYQCA; this is translated from the coding sequence ATGCTCTCCGAGTTTGCCCGCCGTCAGCGGCTGGTCCGCCGTATCGCTATTGACCGACGCGCACTTGCAGCGTTTAGAGTGTTGCTCGGACTATGTCTCCTCACCGACATCGCGCTGCGGTGGTCGGACATCGGTGCGTTTTACACCGACAGTGGCGCGCTCCCGCGCTCGACACTGACTGAACTGTATCCGGTTCTGGGGACCACATCGCCGCTCGCTCTCTCGGGGACGGTCTGGCTGCCGGTAGTAGTCTTCGGACTGACAGCACTCGCAGCACTCGCGCTGGTGGTCGGCTACCGTCCCCGTCTGAGTGCGGGCATCGCGTTCGTCCTGCTCGTAGCGATACAGCTCCGGAACCCTGTCATCCTCAACGCCGGCGATACGCTGTTTCGCCGGCTGCTGTTCTGGAGCCTCCTGCTCCCGCTCGGCTGTGGCTGGGAAGATGGGCCGCCGGAGTCCGCCTCGACACGGGTCGCCACCGCCGGTACTGCAGGCATCCTCCTGCAAGTGCTGGCGGTGTACGTGACGAACGGCCTCATGAAGGTTCGCGGCACACACTGGCACCGGGGGACTGCAGTGCGATACGTGTTCCAGCTCGACCACCTCACTGTCCGCGTTGGTGATGTGGTTGCAGGCTGGGACGTGGTGCTGGTCCTGGGGAACTGGCTCTGGCTCGCCTTGCTCGTCGGGTCCCCGCTGTTGCTCATCTGGACCGGACGGTATCGGACTGGACTGGTCGCGGCGTTCGTCACCGCGCACATCTGTATGGCGCTCTCGTTTCAGCTTGGCGTGTTCCCGCTTGTCTCTATTGTCGGACTGGTCCTGTTTTTCCCGCCGTCATTCTGGGACGCGCTCGCGGACCATTGGCCCGCCGCCACTGAAGCGTTGCGCCCGCGGCGGCCGGAGTCTGCGGCAGGTCCCTCGCAGAGCCGGTTCCCCACGACGGCGTCTTCGCTAGCGGCGCTCGGGGTCGTCGCGATTGTCGTTCTCAACGCTATCGCGGTCGGATTCGTCCCCGCACCGACAGGAACGCCGGACAGAATCGAAGCCCGGAGCTGGAATATGTTTGCGCCGGACCCCCCACAGGAAACGTGGTGGTACGCGGCCCCGGCAACCCTGGACTCCGGACAACGGATTGACGCGCTTACCGGGGAGCCGGTCAATCTCTCTCGGCCAGCGGAGGTATCCGACCGGATTCCAAACCCGCGCTGGAAAAAGTTCCTCGGCACAGCCCGTCACAAATCCAGTCTTCGACGGTCGCTCGCAACGTATCTGTGTTCGCAATGGAATCAAAGCCACGACGACGCTATCGACCGCGTGGATTTGGTTCTCCTGACAGAGCCGACCAACCTGAACGGGCCTGAGTCCGTTGATCAGGAACGGCTTGGGTCGTATCAGTGTGCATGA
- a CDS encoding DUF7541 family protein: MVEEPGLSDQYPTASPWPLFVALGLALSEIGVFVGLFPVAVFGLILFGGSIAGILTESGYVERPWPTLLGVGVVLIVLAAAFTIWQVPVADIALSNVGTGPLFTRLVAVAVAGAVMIAMGGVASVMEQTAA, from the coding sequence ATGGTAGAGGAGCCGGGACTAAGCGACCAGTATCCGACCGCGAGTCCGTGGCCGCTGTTTGTCGCACTGGGATTAGCACTGTCAGAAATTGGCGTGTTCGTCGGACTCTTTCCGGTGGCTGTCTTCGGCCTGATACTGTTTGGCGGTAGTATCGCCGGTATCCTCACCGAGTCCGGGTACGTGGAACGACCCTGGCCAACCCTGCTTGGAGTCGGAGTCGTTCTTATCGTCCTCGCCGCCGCGTTTACCATCTGGCAAGTCCCAGTCGCCGATATCGCGCTGTCGAACGTCGGGACCGGGCCGCTGTTCACTCGGCTGGTGGCCGTCGCCGTGGCGGGTGCTGTGATGATCGCGATGGGCGGCGTCGCCTCGGTTATGGAACAGACCGCAGCCTGA